The nucleotide window TACTGTACCTCACACTGTACTGAACCACATTAAACTCACTCACACTGTACTGAACCACATTAAACAACTGCACCTCCCTCTGTACTGAACCACATTAAACTACTGTACCTCACACTGTACTGAACCACATTAAACTACTGAACCTCACTCTGTACTGAACCACATTAAACTACTGTACCTCACACTGTACTGAACCACATTAAACTACTGCACCTCCCTCTGTACTGAACCACATTAAACTACTGCACCTCACACTGTACTGAACCACATTAAACTACTGCACCTCACACTGTACTGAACCACATTAAACTACTGTACCTCACACTGTACTGAACCACATTAAACTACTGAACCTCACTCTGTACTGAACCACATTAAACTACTGTACCTCACACTGTACTGAACCACATTAAACTACTGCACCTCCCTCTGTACTGAACCACATTAAACTACTGCACCTCACTCTGTACTGAACCACATTAAACTACTGTACCTCACACTGTACTGAACCACATTAAACTCACTCACACTGTACTGAACCACATTAAACAACTGCACCTCCCTCTGTACTGAACCACATTAAACTACTGTACCTCACACTGTACTGAACCACATTAAACTACTGCACCTCCCTCTGTACTGAACCACATTAAACTACTGAACCTCACACTGTACTGAACCACATTAAACTACTGTACCTCACACTGTACTGAACCACATTATACTCACTCACACTGTACTGAACCACATTAAACTACTGCACCTCCCTCTGTACTGAACCACATTAAACTACTGCACCTCACTCTGTATTGAACCACATTAAACTACTGTACCTCACTCTGTACTGCACCACATTATACTCACTCACACTGTACTGAACCACATTAAACTACTGAACCTCACACTGTACTGAACCACAGTATACTCACTCACACTGTACTGAACCACATTAAACTACTGCACCTCCCTCTGTACTGAACCACATTAAACTACTGTACCTCACTCTGTACTGAACCACATTAAACTACTGAACCTCACTCTGTACTGAACCACAGTATACTCACTCACACTGTACTGAACCACATTAAACTACTGAACCTCACTCTGTACTGAACCACATTATACTCACTCACACTATACTGAACCACATTAAACTACTGCACCTCCCTCTGTACTGACCACATTATACTCACTCACACTGTACTGAACCACATTAAACTACTGTACCTCACACTGTACTGAACCACATTAAACTACTGAACCTCACACTGTACTGAACCACATTAAACTACTGTACCTCACACTGTACTGAACCACATTAAACTACTGAACCtcacactgtactgaccacatTATACTCACTCACACTGTACTGAACCACATTAAACTACTGAACCTCACACTGTACTGAACCACATTAAACTACTGAACCTCACTCTGTACTGAACCACATTATACTCACTCACACTGTACTGAACCACATGAAACTACTGAACCTCACACTGTACTGAACCACATTAAACTACTGAACCTCACACTGTACTGAACCACATTAAACTACTGAACCTCACTCTGTACTGAACCACATTATACTCACTCACACTGTACTGAACCACATGAAACTACTGAACCTCACACTGTACTGAACTGGGGTCACCCTGCTGACCGAGAAGAGATCACCTCCAGGACCTGCGCGTCAATACATTGAAACCCCCCTGgccttgacccatcatggcctcctgatcacccccctctctgaactggcctcacccctctgctctcctccccctgagagctgctgtgtgtgagaggactggagcctcACGCAGgtggggtacacactggtggagCAGGAGGGGATCCCCGTTACTGTCCAGAGCTCCGAGGGGAGAGCCCAGAGAAGAGCTGCAGAAGTTTGATTATTGTTGTGGACGGACAGCTCCCAGCGGTGCAGCAGAGGGCGAGAGAGCACGCAGGTGTTCATCACGCCCCGCTGTTCTTTCTTAGTGATGAAAACCGTCAGCCTGGGCAGCCTGCTCTTCTGGACCGCGGGGATCCCGGTCCCGGGGGCGACACACCGCccgcccgcctgcgaggactcTCCGGGTTCGCCTCCAGTAAACTCGGGGAGGGGCGTGTATGGGGGACGCTGTGTTCCTGGCGGCGTGTTTGAAGcctgctgtgctgtgttttgttttgtttttttatgtaccCCAGCGACACAGATGGAGCTCCTCGCGGAAGAAGAAAGGTCTTCCCGGTCTGGTGTTCAGGAAGTGACACCGTTACAGTTGCAGAGAGAGTTGCAGGGGGGACCGCCGACACTCCGTCTGCGGTCGTCGGACAGCGGGGGGCACCCGCACGCTGCCTCACACGCACCCGCACGCAGCCtcacacgcacgcacacgctGCGCGCTCAGGAACAGTGACTTGGAGAGAGAGTTTCGCCACACACccccacccacacccacacccacacacaccgcGCAGCCCTGCGAGAGAGCCGGCTCCAGCAggcggggagagagagacacacacacacgtacgcACGCACGCACGGCCAGCGGGCCAGCGGGGCGGAAGTGGCCCCGTGTGGAGACGGAGAGACGGGGAGACGCAGGACTGGCACACCGACAGCGGGGCATGAGCGCAGGGCGGGCCGGCGCCGGGGCTCCGCGGGCTGACGGGCGAACAGCTGTTCCCGCAGCGGCCGAGACTGACCTGGGCTGAGAGGACAGAGCAGCCCCGCCGTGAGAAACccgtctgtgtgagtgtgtgtgagacagaccTGTCATTGTGagagacctgtctgtgtgtgagtgagagagagagacctgtctgtgtgttcgTCTAATGTCTTTATTAATGTTCATCAGGCTGGACTGACTGActgttcttcactgggattataatcagactccactgacactgacagagcagtctgacactctccaggctggactggactgggagctggattagttcttcactgggattgtaatcagactccactgacactgacagagcagtctgacactctccaggctggactggactggctggactgggagctggattagttcttcactgggattgtaatcagactccactgacactgacagagcagtctgacactctccaggctggactggactgactggactgactggactgggagctggattagttattcaCTGGGATTGTAATCAGAATTgtaatcagttacaaagaaagGTGTATTTCTCTTCCTTCTCCAAGAGCTGGAGGTGTGTTTGTTTAGTATTTGCATGTTGGCCGaaactgcagagagagagagagtcaacCGGTTTAATGCAAagtagagagagagacagggagtgttttctttgtgtttctcctactaaatatacatataaacacaCACTGGCTGAGTGtctcagcagagagagagcaaggagaaacagaccctgatgaaggacaggctcagtgaccacagcctggacagacactggacacaggcagacctgactacACAGAGAGGACAAGCTCAGTGACCATAGTCTgatagacactggacacaggcagacctcactacacagagaggacaggctcagtgaccacagcctggacacagacactggacacagacagacctggctgtccagagaggacaggctcagtgtccacagcctggacacagacagacctgactacacagagaggacaggctcagtgtccacagacactggacacaggcagacctggctgtccagagaggacaggctcagtgaccacagcctggacacagacactggacacaggcagacctggctgcccagagaggacaggctcagtgaccacagcctggacacagacacagaacacaggcagacctggctgtccagagaggacaggctcagtgaccacagcctggacacagacactggacgcaggcagacctggctgtccagagaggacaggctcagtgaccacagcctggacacagacactggacacaggcagacctggctgtccagagaggacaggctgtgctcccactgccagcggggagaaatagagactttctgctgcactgtgaGAAGCACTCTGGGATCTGACAAACAttcctcagtgtcaatcagtgcgtCAATCAGTGCGTCAATCAGTGTGTGAGTCTCAGATAGTGTGTTAATCAGTgtttcagtgtgtcagtcagtgcatTAATCAGTGTGTGAGTTTGTCAGTGTGAGTGTATCAGTATGttagtgtgtcagtcagtcattgtgtctgtgtgagtgtgtcagtcagtcagtgtgtgagtgtgcgattgtgtcagtgtgtcagtgttgtcATGTCTGTCCGCTAACTCCCTTTGTCCTCTCCCCCTGTGTCCGACAGTGGTATGAGCCATGCTCCCCCGCCTGTGGAGTGGTGGTACGGACCTCCCGGGAGGGGAGGAGCCTCAGGGCGTGACCCTCAGTGGGTACCGCCCCCTGGAGACGCCGGGTGAAGGGAGGTGGGCGGAGCCAGGCGGCTGGACGCAGGCGGACACGCCCCCGGTGAGTTCCCCGTCTCACAGCCAGGGGTCAGACCCGAGCTCCCCGGATCTACCCCACGACACACAGCCCGAAGTAGGGAGAgggattgaggaagaggagggaggggTCAGAGGGTGGACGTGAGGTCACGGCTAGTTCCTGCAATTGTCCACACTGACAATGGCACTTCCTGAACCCAGAGCACTGAGAGACGGGCAGGGAGACTTCCTGTATAAAACAGCCCAGTCCCGTACCTTATAACCCAGTCCAGTGCTCTCCATCCCAGCCCAGTGCCCTCTGAACCAAAAGAGAGTCTCAGGGGTTCAGACAGAGAGACTCAGGGGTTCAGACAGAGAGACTCAGGGGTTCAGACAGAGAGACTCAGGGGTCAGACAGAGTCTCAGGGGTCAGACAGAGTCTCAGGGGTCAGACAGAGTCTCAGGGGTCAGATAGAGACTCAGGGGTTCAGACACTCAGGGGTCAGACAGAGAGACTCAGGGGTTCAGACACTCAGGGGTCAGACAGAGAGACTCAGGGGTTCAGACAGAGAGACTCAGGGGTTCAGACAGAGACTCGGGGGTTAAGGCAGAGACTCAGGGGTTCAGACAGAGAGACTCAGGGGTTCAGACAGAGAGACTCAGGGGTCAGACAGAGAGACTCAGGGGTCAGACAATGAGACTCAGGGGTCAGACAGAGAGACTCAGGGGTTCAGACAGAGAGACTCAGGGGTTCAGACAGAGAGACTCAGGGGTTCAGACAGAGACTCAGGGGTCAGACAGAGAGTCTCAGGGGTTCAGACAGAGACTCAGGGGTCAGACAGAGAGACTCAGGGGTTCAGACAGAGACTCGGGGGTTAAGGCAGAGACTCAGGGGTTCAGACAGAGAGACTCAGGGGTTCAGACAGAGAGACTCAGGGGTCAGACAGAGAGACTCAGGGGTCAGACAATGAGACTCAGGGGTCAGACAGAGAGACCCAGGGGTCAGACAGAGAGACTCAGGGGTTCAGACAGAGTCTCAGGGGTTCAGACAGAGACTCAGGGGGTCTCCCAGGCCCTGCAGAGCAGTCTGATTCCTGCAGGCTGTTCTGAGGTTCAGGCTGCTCAGGAAGTGCAGGTCTGGTCTTGTCCGAGGTAGCCCTGTCGCGCTGACGTCACTGGGGCTGCGCTCTTCCTGGATATGAGCAGAGCACCGACACACAGGCATGATCTTCCCTTCTGTTCTCAGACTGGACACAAACCGGACCCTGGGCACATGAAGACCACCTGGTACTGTCCACTGGAGCCGGTAagagtctctgtctctgtctctgtctctctctctgtctctcagtgcagtgttcatgtactggagtgtccagtcagtgtgtctgtatgaacccctctctctctcagtgcagtgttcatgtcctggagtgtccagtcagtgtgtctgtatgaacccctctctctctcagtgcagtgttaatgtactggagtgtccagtcagtgtgtctgtatgaacccctctctctcagtgcagtgttcatgtactggagtgtccagtcagtgtgtctgtatgaacccctctctctctcagtgcagtgttcatgtactggagtgtccagtcagtgtgtgtgtatgaacccctctctctctcagtgcagtgttcatgtactggagtgtccagtcagtgtgtgtgtatgaacccctctctctctcagtcctcAGCTGTGTCGGAAGTAGAGGAGGAAGGTCTTATCTACACTGTGGTGGTGAAACAGCAGCCCAGTACCTCCAGTGGGACAGGGGTGAGACTTATATGACTCTTCTGTTGTGAAGTGATCTGCAGTTACCCATAGTCAGGGACAGAGGGCGCTGTCCACATTGTAAGACTGTGTACAATCTGAGACACAGGCCCTGCCTACACGTCAGTATCTTCAGAGAGATCATTAAAATATGTGAGAACTGCATCTCTCAGTGTGCGCTGTGtatacccctctctctctgtgtgtgtgtattaacccctctctctctcagtgtgtgtattacccctctgtgtgtgtgtgtgtattaacccctctctctctcagtgtgtgtgtattaacccctctctctcagtgtgtgtattacccctctctctgtgtgtgtgtattaacccccctctctcttagtgtgtgtgtgtattacccctctctctctgtgtgtgtttattaacccccctctctctctcagtgtgcgGGTGtgttgacccctctctctctctcagtgtgcgGGTGtgttgacccctctctctctctcagtgtgcgGGTGtgttgacccctctctctctctctcagtgtgtgtgtgtgttgacccctctctctctctcagtgtgtgtgtgttgacccctctctctctctctcagtgtgtgtgtgtattaacccccctctctctctctctcagtgtgtgtgtgtattaacccccctctctctctgtgtgtgtgtattaacccccctctctctctccagcccgCAGTCTCGCGCTCCCAGTGTGTGAAAGGTGGCACCGAGGAGAAGCTCATCCTGCACCTCCTGCGCTCCTTCGCCCTGGGAGACCCCTCCTACGTCCCCATCTTCCTGTCCACCTATCGCACCTTCACCACGGCGCAGAGGGTCCTGCAGGTCCTGGAGCAGAGGTGACCCCtcgttccccacccccacccccctctgtgtacagcagagcctcctgtcctgactgggggagctcacccagctgtgtgtggagagaagccagggtattggcttcaaccacagggctgggcagcctgttccccacccccacccccctctgtgtacagaagagcctcctgtcctgagtcagttcaattcaattcaaggtgctttattagcatggccgatgggtacaatcagctttgccaaagcaaatgaaagtaatgatatttacattaaaaaaacaaaaaatagaagtaaaataaaatctagcaGTGCCAGGCGAGGGATCTGCAGCCTcgtcgccccctgctggccagggCTGCAGGCCTCATGCCCAGCCTGAGGGATTGTGGGATCAGCGGTTCCGAATTTCCTGTTTCAAACCTCCTGTTTGTGTTGCAGGTTACAGTGCCACCTTGTGGAGAGACATGAGACCAGCAGACAGGAGCAGCTTGATTTTAATACGTGAGTCTTTctagtgcagtgttaatgtgccctctgtcagggtgtctgtgtgaacccctctctgtctcagtgcagtgttcatgtactggagtgtccagtcagtgtgtctgtatgaacccctctctctctctcagtgcagtgttcatgtcctggagtgtccagtcagtgtgtctgtatgaacccctctctctctcagtgcagtgttcatgtactggagtgtccagtcagtgtgtctgtatgaacccctctctctctcagtgcagtgttcatgtactggagtgtccagtcagtgtgtgtgtgtatgaacccctctctctctcagtgcagtgttcatgtactggagtgtccagtcagtgtgtgtgtatgaacccctctctctcagtgcagtgttcatgtactggagtgtccagtcagtgtgtctgtatgaatccctctctctctcagtgcagtgttcatgtactggagtgtccagtcagtgtgtgtgtatgaacccctctctctctcagtgcagtgttcatgtactggagtgtccagtcagtgtgtctgtatgaacccctctctctctcagtgcagtgttcatgtactggagtgtccagtcagtgtgtgtgtatgaacccctctctctctcagggcagtgtgcTCAGTGTTCAGTGCCTGGCTCAGTGGTTACCCAGAAGACTTCCTGTCCCTGCGTGACCCCTCACCCCTGGACCGTCTTGCCTTTCTAATGCCCCGCGACTCCGCGGGATGCGAGGTCAAAGGTCGCATTGTGAACCTGgcggaggagctgaggaggagagggggggCCCCGCCTGCCGGTGAGCGCAGCCTCGTCTCGTTGACACCCCGCCGGTCAGTGGCCCCGCCTGGCTCGCTGCCTCGCTCACACGGCTCTGTCCTCCCCTCCTCAGGCAGCGAGGGCGCCCTCCcggtgacctctgaccccctgCCCCCCGACTTCGACGTGACCACAGTGCTGGGCTTCCCAGCCGAGCTGATCGCTGAGCAGCTGACCATGATTGAGACTGTGAGTGagctctctcctgtgtctcctgtctctcctgtgtctcctgggtctcctgtctctcctgtgtctcctgtctctcaggGGCTGTTTGTCAAGGTGGTGCCCCATCACTGCCTGGGCTCGCTGTGGTCTCAgcgctgtgtctcctgtgtctcctctgtctcctgggtctcctgtgtctcctctgtctcctgtctctcaggGGCTGTTTGTCAGGGTGGTGCCCCATCACTGCCTGGGCTCGCTGTGGTCTCAgcgctgtgtctcctgtgtctcctgtgtctcctgtgtctcctgggTCTCCTGGGTCTCCTTTGTCTcctctgtctcctgtctctcaggGGCTGTTTGTCAAGGTGGTGCCCCATTACTGCCTGGGCTCGCTGTGGTCTCAgcgctgtgtctcctgtgtctcctctgtctcctgtctctcaggGGCTGTTTGTCAAGGTGGTGCCCCATCACTGCCTGGGCTCGCTGTGGTCTCAgcgctgtgtctcctgtgtctcctctgtctcctgtctctcaggGGCTGTTTGTCAAGGTGGTGCCCCATCACTGCCTGGGCTCGCTGTGGTCTCagcgctgtgtctcctgtctctcaggGGCTGTTTGTCAAGGTGGTGCCCCATCACTGCCTGGGCTCGCTGTGGTCTCagcgctgtgtctcctgtctctcaggGGCTGTTTGTCAAGGTGGTGCCCCATCACTGCCTGGGCTCGCTGTGGTCTCagcgctgtgtctcctgtctctcaggGGCTGTTTGTCAAGGTGGTGCCCCATCACTGCCTGGGCTCGCTGTGGTCTCagcgctgtgtctcctgtctctcaggGGCTGTTTGTCAAGGTGGTGCCCCATCACTGCCTGGGCTCGCTGTGGTCTCagcgctgtgtctcctgtctctcaggGGCTGTTTGTCAAGGTGGTGCCCCATCACTGCCTGGGCTCGCTGTGGTCTCagcgctgtgtctcctgtctctcaggGGCTGTTTGTCAAGGTGGTGCCCCATCACTGCCTGGGCTCGCTGTGGTCTCagcgctgtgtctcctgtctctcaggGGCTGTTTGTCAAGGTGGTGCCCCATCACTGCCTGGGCTCGCTGTGGTCTCagcgctgtgtctcctgtctctcaggGGCTGTTTGTCAAGGTGGTGCCCCATCACTGCCTGGGCTCGCTGTGGTCTCagcgctgtgtctcctgtctctcaggGGCTGTTTGTCAAGGTGGTGCCCCATCACTGCCTGGGCTCGCTGTGGTCTCagcgctgtgtctcctgtctctcaggGGCTGTTTGTCAAGGTGGTGCCCCATCACTGCCTGGGCTCGCTGTGGTCTCagcgctgtgtctcctgtctctcaggGGCTGTTTGTCAAGGTGGTGCCCCATCACTGCCTGGGCTCGCTGTGGTCTCagcgctgtgtctcctgtctctcaggGGCTGTTTGTCAAGGTGGTGCCCCATCACTGCCTGGGCTCGCTGTGGTCTCagcgctgtgtctcctgtctctcaggGGCTGTTTGTCAAGGTGGTGCCCCATCACTGCCTGGGCTCGCTGTGGTCTCagcgctgtgtctcctgtctctcaggGGCTGTTTGTCAAGGTGGTGCCCCATCACTGCCTGGGCTCGCTGTGGTCTCagcgctgtgtctcctgtctctcaggGGCTGTTTGTCAAGGTGGTGCCCCATCACTGCCTGGGCTCGCTGTGGTCTCagcgctgtgtctcctgtctctcaggGGCTGTTTGTCAAGGTGGTGCCCCATCACTGCCTGGGCTCGCTGTGGTCTCagcgctgtgtctcctgtctctcaggGGCTGTTTGTCAAGGTGGTGCCCCATCACTGCCTGGGCTCGCTGTGGTCTCagcgctgtgtctcctgtctctcaggGGCTGTTTGTCAAGGTGGTGCCCCATCACTGCCTGGGCTCGCTGTGGTCTCagcgctgtgtctcctgtctctcaggGGCTGTTTGTCAAGGTGGTGCCCCATCACTGCCTGGGCTCGCTGTGGTCTCagcgctgtgtctcctgtctctcaggGGCTGTTTGTCAAGGTGGTGCCCCATCACTGCCTGGGCTCGCTGTGGTCTCAgcgctgtgtctcctgtgtctcctgtctctcaggGGCTGTTTGTCAAGGTGGTGCCCCATCACTGCCTGGGCTCGCTGTGGTCTCagcgctgtgtctcctgtctctcaggGGCTGTTTGTCAAGGTGGTGCCCCATCACTGCCTGGGCTCGCTGTGGTCTCagcgctgtgtctcctgtctctcaggGGCTGTTTGTCAAGGTGGTGCCCCATCACTGCCTGGGCTCGCTGTGGTCTCagcgctgtgtctcctgtctctcaggGGCTGTTTGTCAAGGTGGTGCCCCATCACTGCCTGGGCTCGCTGTGGTCTCAGCGCGATAAGAAGGGCCAGGAGGGGGCGTGTCCGTCAGTCCGGGCCACAGTCCGCCAGTTCAACCGGCTGGCCAACGCCGTCACGGCCTCCTGCCTTCTCAACACCAGCCTGCGGGGGCAGCAGAGAGCCAGGCTGCTGGAGAAGTGGATCAGTGTGGCCgaggtctctgtgtgtgtgtgtgtgtgtgtgtgtgactgatcgctctgtgtgtgtgtgactgatcgctctgtgtgtgtgtgtgtgttactgatcgctctgtgtgtgtgtgtgtgttactgatCGCTCTGTGTGTGGTTGTGTGACTGATCGCTCTGTGTGTGGTTGTGTGACTGAtcgctctgtgtgtgtgtgactgatcgctctgtgtgtgtgtgtgtgtgactgatcgctctgtgtgtgtgtgtgactgatcgctctgtgtgtgtgtgtgactgatcgctctgtgtgtgtgactgatcgctctgtgtgtgtgtgtgtgactgatcgctctgtgtgtgtgtgtgactgatcgctctgtgtgtgtgtgactgatcgctctgtgtgtgtgtgtgactgatcgctctgtgtgtgtgtgtgactgatctctctgtgtgtgtgtgtgtgtgtgtgtgtgtgtgactgatcGCTCTGTTCTTGTTACTGTTCTGAACTGTCTCGTGTGCAGGAGTGTCGAGCGAGGAAGAACTTCTCCTCTCTGTACGCCGTCATCTCAGCACTGCAGAGCAGCCCTATTCACCGCCTGAGGAGGACCTgggcagagacagacaggtctgTGAGCAGAGCACACgccgagagacagacagggctgtGAGCGGGGCACACgccgagagacagacagggctgtGAGCAGGGCACACgccgagagacagacagggctgtGGGCAGAGCACACgccgagagacagacagggctgtGAGCAGAGCACACgccgagagacagacagggctgtGAGCGGGGCACacgcagagagacagacagggctgtGGGCAGGGCACACgccgagagacagacagggctgtGAGCAGAGCACACgccgagagacagacagggctgtgggcagggcacacacagagagacagacagggctgtGAGCAGAGCACACgccgagagacagacagggctgtGAGCAGAGCACACgccgagagacagacagggctgtGAGCAGAGCACACgccgagagacagacagggctgtTAGCAGGGCGCacgcagagagacagacaggtctgTGGGCAGAGCACACgccgagagacagacaggtctgTGAGGTATAATAATGAAGAAACTGACAGATACGATTCCTCTGTGCAGGGAGGCTGTGCGCAGCTATGAGGAGCTCTCCAACATCTTCTCGGAAAAAGACAACTATTCCCAGAGTCGGGAATTACTGAAGGAGGTGAGGGCGTCTGGCTTTGAGCAGTCAGAGGGGCCACTGCGTGTTCAAGCACAGCTGCACACAGCGCACTGAGGATGACCTAAACACCTTTCCGCTGCGTCTTTCAGGAAGGAACTTCGAAGTTCGCAAACCTGGACACCAGGAAGCACCAGAGGAGACGgacaggggtgagagagaggaggacagTGTGGGGTCCCCCTGGGGCACACCCCACTGGacctctgcacatggagatctgtagaaacatcctccgtgtgcagagaaaaacacctaacaacgggtgcagggccgaattaggccagtacccactattgataaacatacagaaaagaatattaaagtattggctacacctaaaaaacagcgaccaaaattcctaccaccacaaagccctgctgagccaagagctgagcccaaaacagagccccctgagccagctggtcctgaggctcaccgacctgagccacaccgacactaaccagcctcaggacagcactgctagagcaccacaacccagactcaaccacatcacagcacaatacacacaactcacaaccagcctcaggacagcactgctagagcaccacaacccaaactcaaccacatcacagcacaatacacacaacacacaaccagcctcaggacagcactgctagagcaccacaacccagactaaACCACATCATAGcacaatacacacaacacacaaccagcctcaggacagcactgctagagcaccacaacccagactcaagcc belongs to Lepisosteus oculatus isolate fLepOcu1 chromosome 14, fLepOcu1.hap2, whole genome shotgun sequence and includes:
- the rgl2 gene encoding ral guanine nucleotide dissociation stimulator-like 2 — its product is MLPRLWSGGTDLPGGEEPQGVTLSGYRPLETPGEGRWAEPGGWTQADTPPTGHKPDPGHMKTTWYCPLEPSSAVSEVEEEGLIYTVVVKQQPSTSSGTGPAVSRSQCVKGGTEEKLILHLLRSFALGDPSYVPIFLSTYRTFTTAQRVLQVLEQRLQCHLVERHETSRQEQLDFNTAVCSVFSAWLSGYPEDFLSLRDPSPLDRLAFLMPRDSAGCEVKGRIVNLAEELRRRGGAPPAGSEGALPVTSDPLPPDFDVTTVLGFPAELIAEQLTMIETGLFVKVVPHHCLGSLWSQRDKKGQEGACPSVRATVRQFNRLANAVTASCLLNTSLRGQQRARLLEKWISVAEECRARKNFSSLYAVISALQSSPIHRLRRTWAETDREAVRSYEELSNIFSEKDNYSQSRELLKEEGTSKFANLDTRKHQRRRTGTAPRGTVPYLGTFLTDLTMLDTAVKDRLENGYINFDKRRREFEVLAQIRLLQSSCKNCSFTPSPPFLQWYTCVPQLTEDRSYQLSCQIESSSDPAVPSRVLKPTLVITHCADLLSSVASPGFESEGSFDFGSPVNHLLTRLAKHMKSPSVSCLDVDSSPPPVGPASAMLSPPPANIKSHRRSASCGTTPPTTDKGAGPDIRIIRIGMDLQDGNMYRSILVTSNDKTPSVVSTALEKHGQDPCQASSYELVQLLAEGKELTMPASGNVFYAMTPSSSDFLLRRRGAAPAQGVRPGASEGGGGGTFPRIRAQGRKLVRALF